AACAGGCTGAATATCAGCCCCAGCAAAAGGGTACGCAGGCCGATCCGTTGCATGCGATTCATTCGTCTGCACTCTCTTTCACTCTTTGGATAAAATGATCAGACGCTTTTCATCGACAGACATTCCCATTTGTTCAGCCTTGCCGATAATTTTCTCGGGCGTGCTGTTTTTCGCCAGCTCCATTTGCAATTGGAGAACCTGTTCTTTTTCCTGTTGGATCTGTTTCCGCAAATCCTGCACCTGATAATTGACGGACGCCAAAACGGTGTATTGGGTGATCAAATATGCGGCAACACCAATGCAAAGGCTCAAACAAGCGAGATAAAACAACTTTTCGCCGATGGAAAGCCCCGTCCGCACGACCCGGGTCCGTTTGACAACCTTTTTCCGTGGCACTGGTCGTACGGCCAAATTCCCTCTCGTCATCCCTGTCTCCACCCTTTATTTTTTAAATTTTTTCTGCCACTCGCAATTTCGCGGAACGTGCTCGCGGGTTGTGACGGACTTCATCTTCCGTCGGCTGAACCGGCCTCCGGGTAACCAGGCGTACGCGCGGTTGCCGCCCGCACTTGCATACGGGAAAAGAGGGAGGGCAGATACACCCTTTTGCCCATTCCGAAAACTGCTGTTTGCAAATGCGATCTTCCAGGGAATGGAAGGTGATCACAGCAATCCGTCCGCCTGGCCGCAACCGATCCAACGTTTGTGTCAACGCCTCAGAAAAGGCCCTCAGTTCGTCATTGACCGCAATCCGGATCGCCTGAAAGGTACGGCGAGCAGGATGCGGACCCGTTCGCCTGGCCGCTGCCGGGATCGCCTCCTTGACCAGCTCGGCCAGTTCGCCGGTCGTCTCAATCGGTCCCTTCTCCCGCTGGCTGACAATGCGCCGGGCGATTTGCCGCGCAAAACGCTCCTCCCCATATCGTGATATGATCTCCCGCAGCCGTGACTCAGGCCAATCGTTTACCACTTCAAAGGCCGTCAGTTGCTGCCGGCGATCCATGCGCATATCCAGACGTTCATCGTGATGATAGCTGAAGCCTCGCTCAGAGGTGTCCACCTGCATGGAAGAAAGACCCAAGTCAAATAAAAAGCCGTCCACCTGGCCAATCCCCATCTTGTCCAACACGTACCCGAGATCCCTGAAGTTGCTCTTGACCAGGTTGATTCGGTTCATATATGGGGATAAACGCCGGCTGGCGATTCGTATCGCTTCTTCATCCTGATCCAGCGCGATCAATCTGCCCGTTCCCTGCAGGCGCTTCACAATCGCTTCGCTGTGTCCTCCGGCACCCAGTGTGCAATCGACATAAATTCCTTCCGGAGATGTCACCAATCTGTCTACCGCTTCATGCA
This genomic stretch from Bacillus thermozeamaize harbors:
- a CDS encoding 16S rRNA (cytosine(1402)-N(4))-methyltransferase; translation: MEHVSVLLHEAVDRLVTSPEGIYVDCTLGAGGHSEAIVKRLQGTGRLIALDQDEEAIRIASRRLSPYMNRINLVKSNFRDLGYVLDKMGIGQVDGFLFDLGLSSMQVDTSERGFSYHHDERLDMRMDRRQQLTAFEVVNDWPESRLREIISRYGEERFARQIARRIVSQREKGPIETTGELAELVKEAIPAAARRTGPHPARRTFQAIRIAVNDELRAFSEALTQTLDRLRPGGRIAVITFHSLEDRICKQQFSEWAKGCICPPSFPVCKCGRQPRVRLVTRRPVQPTEDEVRHNPRARSAKLRVAEKI